A window from Myxocyprinus asiaticus isolate MX2 ecotype Aquarium Trade chromosome 37, UBuf_Myxa_2, whole genome shotgun sequence encodes these proteins:
- the akr7a3 gene encoding aflatoxin B1 aldehyde reductase member 3, whose amino-acid sequence MLCAAARVGLYAVHHTFLTGFKTAHFEQLRNMSHSKLPVTLLGSMAFGGRADAHLSAQMVQVFLERGHKELDTAYMYNDGQSETIIGGLELPKTVRIATKANPWDGKTLKPESVRHQLETSLKRLCTQCVDLFYLHAPDHQNPIQDTLQACNELYKEGKFKELGLSNYASWEVAEIYCICKHNNWVLPTVYQGMYNATTRQVETELLPCLRYYGMRFFAYNPLAGGLLTGKYHYEDKDGAQPAGRFFGNNWAGAYRDRYWKESHFQAIDVVQKALEAAYGSEKPTLTSAAIRWMYHHSQLKGDLGDGVIIGMSTMDQLNENLTAAAEGPLKQEVVDAFKHAWDLVAHDCPNYFR is encoded by the exons ATGCTGTGCGCAGCTGCCAGAGTAGGCCTTTATGCAGTTCACCATACATTTCTTACCGGGTTCAAAACAGCACACTTTGAACAGCTCCGCAACATGTCTCACTCTAAACTCCCCGTAACTCTGCTCGGATCTATGGCGTTCGGTGGACGCGCGGACGCGCACCTGAGCGCGCAAATGGTCCAGGTGTTTCTTGAGCGCGGGCACAAGGAGCTGGACACTGCATACATGTACAATGATGGACAATCAGAGACCATCATAGGAGGTCTGGAACTCCCCAAAACAG TTAGAATTGCCACTAAAGCAAACCCCTGGGACGGCAAGACACTCAAACCTGAAAGTGTTCGTCATCAGCTGGAAACATCCCTGAAGAGACTGTGCACTCAGTGTGTGGATCTCTTTTACCTGCACGCGCCAGACCACCAAAACCCCATTCAAGACACATTACAGGCCTGCAATGAACTCTATAAAGAG GGCAAATTCAAGGAGCTGGGCTTATCAAACTATGCATCATGGGAAGTGGCCGAAATCTACTGTATCTGCAAACACAATAACTGGGTGCTTCCTACTGTATATCAG GGCATGTACAACGCAACCACACGGCAAGTGGAGACAGAACTGTTGCCATGTTTAAGATACTATGGCATGCGCTTCTTTGCATACAATCCCCTGGCAG GTGGGCTGCTCACTGGGAAGTATCACTATGAAGATAAAGATGGAGCTCAGCCTGCAGGTCGATTCTTTGGCAACAACTGGGCTGGTGCCTACAGGGacag ATACTGGAAGGAAAGTCATTTTCAGGCCATAGATGTTGTTCAGAAAGCTCTGGAAGCAGCATACGGCTCGGAGAAACCGACACTTACGTCAGCTGCTATACGCTGGATGTATCATCACTCTCAACTCAAG GGAGATCTGGGTGATGGCGTCATTATAGGGATGTCCACCATGGATCAGCTGAATGAGAACCTGACGGCAGCTGCAGAAGGTCCACTCAAACAGGAAGTCGTGGACGCTTTCAAACATGCCTGGGATTTAGTAGCTCACGACTGTCCAAACTACTTCCGCTAG